A stretch of the Candidatus Binataceae bacterium genome encodes the following:
- a CDS encoding enoyl-CoA hydratase/isomerase family protein gives MAFETLDVKSDGAIVWLTLNRPHNLNALSAQMVTDLEQFLRQMHSDPKARVVIMRGAGRGFCAGLDLKEQNRGGTELGSSTTGTIETQRRMSDLVVAIRRLPQPFIAAVRGPAAGGGFALSLACDVRIAGESARFNAAFIRIGLTACDMGVSYHLPRAVGSSVAYELMLTGRFINAQRALATGLVSELVPDDQLDEAAGKLAQEMCETSPLGLRLTKDCLAMAIDAGSLEQAIAIEDRNQTLCVRAGYITEGARAFLEKRKPRYAERA, from the coding sequence ATGGCCTTTGAAACGCTCGACGTGAAATCCGACGGCGCCATCGTATGGCTCACCCTTAACCGCCCTCACAATCTGAATGCGCTCAGCGCACAAATGGTCACCGACCTCGAGCAGTTCCTGCGCCAGATGCATTCCGACCCCAAGGCCCGCGTCGTGATCATGCGCGGCGCAGGCCGCGGGTTCTGCGCCGGTCTTGATTTGAAAGAACAGAATCGAGGCGGCACCGAGCTCGGATCCTCGACGACCGGCACGATCGAGACTCAGCGCCGGATGAGCGACCTGGTCGTTGCGATTCGGCGCTTGCCGCAGCCGTTTATCGCGGCAGTGCGTGGACCCGCGGCCGGCGGAGGATTTGCGCTGTCGCTCGCGTGCGACGTGAGAATTGCCGGCGAGTCGGCGCGGTTCAACGCCGCGTTTATCAGGATAGGTCTCACCGCCTGCGACATGGGCGTGAGCTATCACCTGCCGCGCGCGGTCGGCAGCTCTGTAGCCTACGAGCTGATGCTGACTGGCAGATTCATCAACGCGCAGCGCGCGCTTGCGACCGGGCTGGTATCGGAACTGGTGCCCGACGATCAGCTCGATGAAGCCGCGGGCAAGCTCGCCCAGGAGATGTGCGAAACGTCGCCGCTGGGACTCCGCCTGACGAAGGATTGCCTCGCGATGGCGATCGATGCGGGCAGCCTCGAGCAGGCGATCGCGATCGAAGATCGCAATCAGACGCTATGCGTGCGCGCCGGTTATATCACCGAGGGAGCGCGAGCGTTTCTGGAAAAGCGCAAGCCGCGCTACGCCGAACGGGCGTAG
- a CDS encoding DUF1800 domain-containing protein: MLEASTIPRQDRSLHVLNRLAFGPRPGDLERVDSVGADRWVQQQLHPESIEIPQVFIDQIRTYSTLHMSPVDLFVEYQKPLMQARREAKQAGGDKADLKGATKDERLKERVVMREAVEARLYRAIFGPRQLQEVMTAFWFNHFNIFAGKGLDMVWTGAFEEQAIRPHTMGRFRDLLGATAHHPAMLFYLDNWQNTAPNSPGAKGKFDGINENYARELMELHTLGVNGGYSQQDVIALAHILTGWGLPPGRGGGGGGGGMRRAQTDQQMFPPGLMPRGFGFLFRRRQMAREGQMPARVDPSGFHFDASRHDPGPKYFLGQTIEGAGEHEGEEALDILARSPQTAKHLSFQLAQYFVADNPPPALVHRMSQRYLATDGDIRAVLELMFTSSEFWDPRYYAAKFKTPYEYVVSSVRATAVPVINFRPLYGTIQLLGMPLYGCQTPNGYDMTQEAWLNPDAMMTRLSFATALANGNLPLLNPPFEEEDGASGPSVVSKNGRYKGVNFGGANHVKMDPVDPAAVTSAMGGGLSPNTANAVETAPPQLRAALVLGSPEFMKR, translated from the coding sequence GTGCTCGAAGCCAGCACAATTCCGCGGCAGGACCGCTCGCTTCACGTCCTGAACCGGCTTGCCTTCGGGCCACGGCCGGGCGATCTGGAGCGCGTCGACTCGGTCGGCGCCGACAGGTGGGTTCAGCAGCAACTGCATCCCGAATCCATCGAGATTCCTCAGGTTTTCATCGACCAGATCCGCACCTACTCGACACTACACATGAGCCCGGTCGATCTGTTCGTCGAATATCAGAAGCCCCTGATGCAGGCGCGGCGCGAGGCGAAGCAGGCGGGCGGCGACAAGGCCGATCTCAAGGGCGCGACCAAGGACGAGCGCTTAAAGGAGCGGGTCGTGATGCGCGAGGCGGTCGAGGCGCGGCTCTATCGCGCGATTTTCGGCCCGCGCCAGCTCCAGGAAGTGATGACCGCGTTCTGGTTCAATCACTTTAATATCTTTGCCGGCAAAGGCCTCGACATGGTCTGGACGGGTGCTTTCGAGGAGCAGGCGATTCGCCCGCATACGATGGGCCGGTTTCGCGATTTGCTTGGCGCGACTGCGCATCATCCGGCGATGCTCTTCTACCTCGACAACTGGCAGAACACCGCGCCCAACAGTCCGGGCGCCAAGGGCAAGTTCGACGGTATCAATGAAAACTACGCGCGCGAGCTGATGGAGCTGCATACGCTCGGCGTCAATGGCGGCTACTCGCAGCAGGACGTTATCGCGCTCGCGCATATCCTCACGGGATGGGGGCTGCCTCCGGGACGTGGCGGCGGAGGCGGTGGCGGTGGCATGCGGCGCGCGCAGACGGATCAGCAGATGTTTCCGCCGGGCTTGATGCCGCGCGGCTTCGGCTTCTTATTCCGGCGCCGGCAGATGGCGCGCGAGGGGCAGATGCCTGCGCGTGTTGATCCAAGCGGCTTTCACTTCGACGCATCGCGACACGATCCGGGCCCCAAGTATTTCCTCGGGCAGACGATCGAGGGCGCAGGCGAGCATGAGGGCGAAGAAGCGCTCGACATCCTGGCGCGCAGCCCGCAGACGGCCAAGCATCTGAGTTTTCAGCTCGCGCAATATTTTGTCGCCGATAATCCTCCGCCGGCTCTCGTGCATAGGATGTCGCAGCGCTACCTCGCGACCGACGGCGACATCCGGGCCGTGCTCGAGTTGATGTTCACCAGCAGTGAATTCTGGGATCCGCGCTACTATGCGGCGAAGTTCAAGACGCCGTATGAGTACGTGGTTTCGTCAGTGCGGGCGACAGCCGTTCCGGTTATCAATTTTCGTCCGCTCTACGGCACGATTCAGCTTCTTGGGATGCCGCTTTACGGATGCCAGACGCCGAACGGCTACGACATGACGCAGGAAGCGTGGCTCAATCCCGATGCGATGATGACGCGGCTCAGCTTTGCGACCGCGCTCGCCAATGGCAACTTGCCGCTGCTCAATCCTCCCTTCGAAGAGGAGGACGGCGCGTCGGGGCCGAGCGTCGTGTCGAAGAATGGGCGCTACAAGGGGGTTAACTTCGGTGGCGCGAACCACGTGAAGATGGATCCGGTCGATCCCGCGGCGGTTACCTCCGCGATGGGCGGCGGGCTCTCGCCAAACACTGCGAATGCGGTCGAGACCGCGCCGCCACAGCTGCGCGCGGCGCTCGTACTCGGCAGTCCGGAATTTATGAAGCGCTAG
- a CDS encoding PDZ domain-containing protein has product MARSNPTGKLTLYRGGLSGSASHALTRALDPAELAREQEMYALEAAQDSKDIVAYLHGKPLSWEEIERLAADEDAAARGEVPLTRRHRWPYRAIAASILAVGIVGYGIAGFRAHSHAMIESARRDLDTRTERSVELTDTIALQAQNDSDAIAMFVVVPPREIEPVSYNVEPAVIEGDVKDALRMHAFPDIGVSAGSSGRVYLAGDVYSLDEVAKIKKIARHVEGVREVHFMHPNLLQASGPAYLGAIATNNPNIWGAVVTNVIPGSPADKAGIKRGDIIREFNGQTIADGRTLDSGISHCTPGDRVEVRVYRDGEDEIVGARLSTRTLVASR; this is encoded by the coding sequence GTGGCGCGAAGCAACCCTACCGGCAAACTTACCCTGTATCGCGGCGGCCTCTCAGGCAGCGCCAGCCACGCGCTGACGCGCGCACTCGATCCGGCGGAGCTGGCTCGCGAGCAGGAAATGTACGCGCTCGAGGCCGCACAAGACTCCAAGGACATCGTCGCCTACCTCCACGGCAAGCCGCTTTCGTGGGAAGAAATCGAACGCCTCGCGGCCGATGAAGATGCAGCCGCGCGCGGCGAAGTTCCCCTCACGCGGCGCCACCGATGGCCGTATCGCGCAATCGCGGCTTCGATTCTTGCCGTGGGGATCGTTGGCTATGGCATAGCCGGGTTCCGTGCTCATTCACATGCAATGATCGAAAGCGCGCGGCGCGACCTCGATACGCGCACGGAACGTTCGGTCGAATTGACTGATACGATCGCGCTCCAGGCGCAGAACGACTCCGACGCGATCGCGATGTTCGTCGTGGTTCCGCCCAGGGAAATCGAGCCCGTTTCCTACAACGTCGAGCCTGCGGTCATCGAAGGCGACGTGAAGGATGCGCTGCGGATGCACGCCTTCCCGGACATCGGCGTGTCAGCCGGCTCGAGCGGTAGAGTTTACCTCGCCGGCGACGTTTACAGTCTCGATGAAGTGGCGAAGATCAAAAAGATCGCGCGCCATGTCGAAGGCGTGCGCGAAGTCCACTTCATGCATCCGAATCTGCTTCAGGCCAGTGGACCCGCGTATCTCGGCGCGATCGCGACCAACAATCCCAATATCTGGGGCGCCGTGGTTACGAACGTAATCCCGGGATCGCCCGCCGACAAGGCCGGCATCAAGCGCGGCGATATCATCCGCGAGTTCAATGGCCAGACGATTGCGGACGGCCGCACGCTCGACAGCGGTATCTCGCACTGCACGCCTGGCGATCGCGTCGAAGTCCGCGTCTATCGCGATGGCGAGGACGAGATCGTCGGCGCGCGTTTGTCGACCCGGACCCTGGTCGCCTCCCGCTAA
- a CDS encoding helix-turn-helix domain-containing protein gives MESNGEILTIAELATHLRVHPTTIYRLLREGRIPGFRVGSAWRFSRGAIEKWERGQLGALDFEPMPVAMPKPRGKRARKSRR, from the coding sequence ATGGAGTCGAATGGGGAAATCCTGACGATTGCGGAGCTTGCGACGCATTTGCGCGTCCATCCTACCACGATCTACCGTTTACTGCGTGAGGGGCGCATTCCTGGCTTCAGAGTCGGAAGCGCATGGCGGTTCAGTCGTGGCGCGATCGAAAAATGGGAACGAGGGCAGCTTGGCGCGCTCGATTTCGAGCCGATGCCGGTTGCGATGCCGAAACCGCGCGGCAAGCGGGCCCGCAAGTCGCGCAGGTAG
- a CDS encoding cytidylate kinase-like family protein: protein MAVIAINQQLGSAGIQVGEAAAAKLGCRFVTGDQLIAATAERFDVSADQMRIFDIHTPHFWERGKSETPRYLAFFRAVLLKELCGAPAVVVGRSVAFMLPQSPCTLRARVIAPLQSRVARVMAEEQLTQSAAEKKTLHYDGEVKARIQSLYNLDIDDSANYDLVLKNAQHPISVIADTIAAAAAAIDAAGDTAAPRRLHDAAIAAQVHAALFAHPKIQDAQIVVGCSEGRVNISGPGLVPPWDELVIAVARSVEGVAAVEVGAEAAVIPDPPG from the coding sequence ATGGCCGTTATCGCAATCAATCAGCAACTCGGAAGCGCCGGTATCCAGGTGGGCGAAGCCGCCGCGGCGAAGCTGGGCTGCCGATTCGTCACCGGCGACCAGCTAATTGCGGCGACTGCAGAGCGGTTCGATGTCAGCGCCGACCAGATGCGCATCTTCGATATTCATACTCCCCACTTCTGGGAGCGCGGCAAGTCCGAGACGCCGCGCTATCTTGCCTTCTTCAGGGCAGTGCTCTTGAAGGAGCTGTGCGGCGCTCCCGCCGTCGTCGTCGGCCGCTCGGTCGCGTTCATGCTGCCGCAATCGCCCTGCACGCTGCGCGCGCGCGTGATTGCGCCGCTGCAATCGCGGGTCGCGCGAGTGATGGCGGAAGAACAGCTCACCCAAAGCGCAGCCGAAAAGAAAACGCTGCACTACGATGGCGAGGTCAAAGCGCGAATCCAGAGCCTCTACAACCTCGACATCGATGACTCCGCGAATTACGACCTCGTGCTCAAGAATGCGCAGCATCCAATTTCAGTGATAGCCGATACGATTGCGGCTGCGGCAGCAGCGATCGATGCGGCCGGCGACACTGCCGCGCCCCGGCGTTTGCATGACGCCGCGATCGCGGCCCAGGTCCATGCCGCGCTCTTTGCGCATCCCAAGATCCAGGACGCGCAGATCGTCGTGGGATGCTCCGAAGGGCGCGTCAACATCAGCGGTCCGGGCCTCGTACCGCCGTGGGACGAGCTCGTAATCGCAGTTGCCCGCTCAGTCGAGGGCGTCGCTGCGGTCGAGGTCGGGGCAGAAGCCGCGGTCATTCCAGACCCGCCGGGCTGA
- a CDS encoding class I SAM-dependent methyltransferase, with translation MPKYDSSVSGLDDVARHWDDNAFSWTSQVRAGRDAYREFYNTPAFLKFVGDLSGRDVLDAGCGEGRNTRIFARSGARMTGADLSPGIIALAREEEAREPLGVRYEVASFTDLAPFVDASFDAVISTMALMDGPDLDAAFRALRRVLKPGADLCFSVIHPCFGTKGFGWIRDENGHEVALRQAAYFDKTPWVAQWKFPKENAADPDDIPPFAVPRFDYILSDYVNGIVKAGMELREIHEPRPIEEACREHPRLARWREHAPLFLYFRARRPR, from the coding sequence ATGCCCAAGTACGACTCCAGCGTGAGCGGCCTGGACGACGTCGCACGCCACTGGGATGACAACGCGTTCTCGTGGACGTCGCAGGTGCGCGCGGGCCGCGACGCGTATCGCGAGTTCTACAATACTCCGGCGTTCCTGAAATTCGTCGGCGACCTTTCTGGCAGGGATGTGCTCGATGCGGGATGCGGCGAAGGGCGCAACACGCGCATCTTCGCGCGCAGCGGAGCGCGGATGACAGGCGCCGATCTCTCGCCCGGTATTATCGCGCTTGCGCGCGAGGAAGAAGCCCGCGAGCCGCTCGGTGTCCGCTACGAAGTCGCGAGCTTCACCGATCTCGCACCGTTCGTTGACGCGAGCTTCGATGCCGTCATCTCGACGATGGCGCTGATGGACGGCCCCGACCTCGACGCCGCGTTCCGCGCGCTCAGGCGCGTGCTCAAGCCGGGCGCGGATCTGTGCTTCAGCGTGATTCATCCATGCTTCGGCACCAAGGGCTTCGGCTGGATACGGGACGAGAACGGCCACGAGGTCGCGCTGCGCCAGGCTGCCTACTTCGACAAGACTCCGTGGGTCGCGCAATGGAAGTTTCCAAAGGAAAACGCCGCGGACCCCGATGACATCCCGCCGTTCGCGGTTCCGCGCTTCGACTACATCCTGTCGGATTACGTCAATGGGATCGTGAAGGCGGGAATGGAGTTGCGTGAGATTCATGAGCCGCGCCCGATCGAGGAAGCCTGCCGCGAGCATCCGCGGCTCGCGAGATGGCGCGAGCATGCGCCACTGTTTCTGTACTTCCGCGCCCGGCGCCCGCGTTAA
- the speY gene encoding deoxyhypusine synthase produces the protein MAKKQSGLSGALINPNPVTGKMTAAELVDTAFLAYNGRRLRDACRLFAERMLEDDVTVGMSVTGALTPAGLGMSCLIPLIENGFVDWMVSTGANLYHDTHFGIGLKMFQGSADADDVALRKEGVVRIYDIFFDYRVLLSTDSFFREMARAEEFQHPMSSAEFHYRAGRYVAEREKVLKLDRRSLLAAAYRHGMPIYTSSPGDSSIGMNLALLEVEGYGLRLDPLADVNETASIVYAAKKMGGKSAVFILGGGSPKNFMLQTEPQIQEVMGVAEKGHDFFLQVTDARPDTGGLSGATPNEAVSWGKIDPNKLPDTVVCYVDSTVALPLITAYSLARRKPRKPRRLYDRREELMKVLTDSYNKVRKRREKRGEA, from the coding sequence ATGGCTAAGAAGCAATCCGGCTTGTCCGGGGCACTGATCAATCCAAATCCTGTAACCGGCAAGATGACGGCTGCCGAGCTCGTCGACACCGCCTTCCTCGCTTACAACGGCCGCCGCCTGCGCGACGCATGCCGCCTGTTCGCGGAAAGAATGCTCGAGGACGACGTGACGGTCGGCATGAGTGTGACGGGCGCGCTCACGCCCGCGGGCCTCGGCATGTCGTGCCTCATACCTCTCATCGAAAACGGCTTCGTCGATTGGATGGTCTCGACCGGCGCGAATCTCTATCACGACACGCACTTCGGCATCGGTCTCAAGATGTTCCAGGGCTCTGCCGACGCCGACGACGTCGCACTGCGCAAGGAAGGCGTCGTGCGGATCTACGACATCTTCTTCGACTATCGCGTGCTGCTCTCGACCGATTCGTTTTTCCGCGAGATGGCGCGGGCCGAGGAATTTCAGCACCCGATGAGCAGCGCCGAGTTCCACTATCGCGCCGGCCGCTACGTCGCCGAGCGCGAAAAAGTCCTCAAGCTCGATCGCCGCTCGCTGCTCGCGGCGGCCTATCGCCATGGGATGCCGATCTACACATCGTCGCCGGGAGATTCGTCGATCGGAATGAACCTGGCGTTGCTCGAAGTCGAAGGCTACGGCCTGCGCCTCGATCCGCTCGCCGACGTAAATGAGACGGCATCGATCGTCTATGCGGCGAAGAAGATGGGCGGCAAGAGCGCGGTGTTTATCCTGGGCGGCGGCTCGCCTAAAAATTTCATGCTCCAGACCGAGCCGCAGATCCAGGAAGTGATGGGCGTGGCGGAGAAAGGTCACGATTTCTTCTTGCAGGTAACCGACGCTCGCCCTGACACGGGCGGCCTCTCAGGTGCGACCCCCAACGAAGCAGTGAGCTGGGGCAAGATCGATCCCAACAAGCTGCCCGATACGGTGGTATGCTACGTCGACAGCACCGTCGCGCTGCCATTGATCACGGCGTATTCGCTCGCGCGCCGCAAGCCGCGCAAGCCGCGCCGCCTTTATGATCGGCGCGAGGAGCTGATGAAGGTCCTGACCGATTCGTACAACAAGGTGCGCAAGCGTCGCGAAAAACGCGGCGAGGCGTAA
- a CDS encoding class I SAM-dependent methyltransferase, whose amino-acid sequence MADDAPSSPVRGDRRRTAEYFTRLAGTYGDGRYYEARRRAVVDAIAAEIRDAGAVLDLGCGNGNYLAEFARIRGAHGLAGADLTFDMLLEARERAPSVNAFVRADVTALPLDDESFDIVFCSHVLPFIPELDSAVGEISRCLRANGMLIATLPGDSIARREIERLLGAERYEQFAQLVFRRVRRGVETQSENDRYRATFARVGLRFEQRDAPFTITWQDVDEWIRIRWFPVMEPSDHPIVDKILAEIAASARDRRLTLVEPLVIGRKS is encoded by the coding sequence ATGGCCGATGACGCTCCATCTTCGCCGGTGCGGGGCGATCGTCGGCGCACTGCGGAGTACTTCACACGCCTGGCCGGAACGTATGGCGATGGACGCTACTACGAGGCGCGCCGCCGCGCGGTCGTCGATGCGATCGCCGCTGAGATCCGCGATGCGGGCGCAGTCCTCGACCTCGGATGCGGCAACGGCAACTACCTCGCCGAGTTTGCCAGGATTCGCGGCGCGCACGGGCTCGCCGGCGCCGATCTCACATTCGACATGTTGCTCGAAGCTCGCGAGCGCGCGCCCTCCGTCAACGCTTTCGTACGCGCTGACGTGACCGCGCTGCCACTCGACGACGAGAGCTTCGATATCGTGTTCTGCAGCCACGTCCTGCCGTTTATCCCCGAGCTCGATAGTGCTGTCGGCGAGATATCCCGCTGCCTGCGCGCGAACGGAATGCTCATCGCCACGCTGCCCGGCGACAGTATCGCGCGCCGCGAAATCGAACGGCTGCTTGGCGCCGAGCGCTACGAGCAGTTCGCGCAGCTCGTGTTCCGCCGCGTGCGCCGCGGCGTCGAGACCCAGAGCGAGAACGATCGCTATCGAGCGACGTTCGCGCGCGTCGGTCTACGCTTCGAGCAGCGCGACGCACCGTTTACGATCACGTGGCAGGATGTCGATGAATGGATTCGCATCCGATGGTTCCCCGTGATGGAACCGTCGGACCATCCGATCGTTGACAAGATACTGGCTGAAATCGCGGCCAGCGCGCGAGATCGAAGGCTAACGCTCGTCGAGCCGCTCGTTATCGGTAGAAAATCGTAG
- a CDS encoding DUF1501 domain-containing protein, translating to MEPIDEKELEEIGCGGCAPRVEQPLSRRAFLRRTAILSASGIVLLSRSAWAARTLDSSGPRRRLVVVFLRGAVDGLNVVVPHGESAYYDARPTIAVGRTGGQGGVVDLDGYFGLHPALAAMEGPWKDGTLAFVHACGSPDPTRSHFDAQDYMESGTPGIKSTQDGWLNRALGQMPGAHAPTDAISLGPTVPRILEGRVAVANIQSGRAAMRPMPLDRPVVESAFDRLYIGSDPLSRAYREGREARQRLTAELAQDMAEANNGAPSPQGFSDDTDRLARLIQRDPTIRVAFMALGGWDTHVSEGAGNGQLAGHLKPLGDGLSSFAKALGPAYQETVIVVISEFGRTMHENGNGGTDHGHGNVMWVMGGPVRGGKVYGRWPGLSTGSLYQERDLAVTTDFREPLSVVLREHMGLQPPQLAAVFPDAPRTQGNVSGLLRA from the coding sequence ATGGAACCAATCGACGAAAAGGAACTCGAAGAAATCGGATGCGGTGGGTGCGCGCCGCGCGTCGAGCAGCCGCTCAGCCGCCGCGCCTTCTTGCGCCGTACCGCGATTCTCTCGGCATCGGGAATCGTGCTGCTGAGCAGATCCGCGTGGGCCGCGCGCACTCTCGATTCGTCGGGACCGCGGCGCCGGCTGGTCGTCGTTTTCCTGCGCGGTGCCGTCGATGGGCTCAACGTCGTCGTTCCTCACGGCGAATCCGCTTATTACGACGCGCGCCCGACGATCGCGGTGGGCCGCACTGGAGGGCAGGGCGGTGTCGTCGATCTCGACGGCTACTTCGGGCTTCACCCTGCGCTCGCCGCGATGGAAGGTCCGTGGAAGGACGGCACGCTCGCGTTCGTGCATGCGTGCGGGTCGCCGGATCCGACGCGATCGCACTTCGACGCTCAGGATTACATGGAAAGCGGCACGCCTGGCATCAAATCGACGCAGGATGGGTGGCTCAATCGCGCCCTCGGCCAGATGCCGGGTGCGCACGCGCCGACCGATGCGATCAGCCTGGGGCCTACTGTGCCGCGAATTCTCGAAGGCCGCGTGGCGGTCGCCAATATCCAGAGCGGACGTGCGGCGATGCGTCCGATGCCGCTCGATCGGCCGGTGGTCGAGAGCGCTTTCGATCGGCTCTATATCGGCAGCGATCCTTTGAGCCGCGCCTATCGCGAGGGGCGCGAAGCTCGGCAGCGCTTGACGGCTGAGCTCGCGCAGGACATGGCTGAGGCCAACAACGGCGCGCCCTCGCCGCAGGGATTTTCCGATGACACGGATCGCCTCGCGCGGCTGATTCAACGCGACCCGACGATCCGCGTCGCATTCATGGCGCTCGGCGGATGGGACACGCACGTCAGCGAAGGCGCGGGCAACGGCCAGCTCGCCGGGCATCTCAAGCCTTTAGGCGACGGGCTTTCGAGCTTCGCCAAGGCGCTCGGGCCCGCCTACCAAGAGACCGTTATCGTCGTGATCTCGGAGTTCGGCCGCACGATGCATGAGAACGGCAATGGCGGGACCGATCACGGGCACGGCAACGTGATGTGGGTGATGGGCGGACCGGTGCGCGGCGGCAAGGTTTACGGTCGCTGGCCGGGTTTGTCCACTGGCAGTTTATACCAGGAGCGGGACCTCGCGGTGACGACGGATTTTCGCGAACCGCTGAGCGTCGTGCTGCGCGAGCATATGGGCTTGCAGCCGCCGCAACTTGCCGCGGTGTTCCCGGATGCGCCGCGCACGCAGGGTAACGTTTCGGGATTGCTCAGGGCGTAA
- the lspA gene encoding signal peptidase II → MDAELTASSAASVQRVRRPFWFLLGFVTIPLIVLDQVSKIYVSGHMLLYDNITLIPNYLDITFTKNPGAAFSMFATMTPSLRIGLLISLISVAVVVLLVMLAQCDRINVTSFAYSLILAGAAGNLIDRALRGFEVIDFIRAHYYDYNWPVFNVADSAITIGVALIVIATLFFREAETKS, encoded by the coding sequence ATGGACGCTGAGTTGACGGCATCTTCGGCGGCGAGTGTGCAACGCGTGCGGCGGCCTTTCTGGTTCCTGCTCGGCTTCGTCACGATCCCGCTTATCGTTCTCGATCAGGTGAGCAAGATCTACGTGAGCGGCCACATGCTGCTCTACGACAACATCACGCTGATTCCGAACTACCTCGACATCACGTTCACCAAGAATCCCGGCGCGGCGTTCAGCATGTTCGCGACGATGACGCCGTCGTTGCGGATCGGGCTTTTGATTTCGCTGATCTCAGTCGCGGTCGTCGTGTTGCTCGTGATGCTCGCGCAGTGCGATCGCATCAACGTGACTTCATTCGCATACTCGCTGATTCTCGCGGGAGCGGCGGGCAATTTGATCGATCGCGCGCTGCGCGGCTTCGAGGTCATCGATTTCATCCGCGCGCACTACTACGACTACAACTGGCCGGTGTTTAATGTCGCCGACAGCGCGATCACGATCGGCGTCGCACTCATCGTCATCGCAACGCTGTTCTTCCGCGAAGCCGAAACGAAGTCATAG
- a CDS encoding 3'(2'),5'-bisphosphate nucleotidase CysQ — protein sequence MEETSAPRASRKLAASKAAGDLKRELDLAKKAARAAGDILRGHWHKGGYEIGSKGKDNPVTQADLEADRALKKFLHDPFPHYGWLSEETADTKDRRKCSRVWIVDPLDGTKEFIRGVPEFVVAIALVEDGVPVLGVTYNPIKREMVWGARGLGCHFNTKPVRVTRKRTIKNALVLASRSETARGEWEPFKDILKISPTGSVAYKLAMVAAGKADATFTRSPKSEWDVASGAALIMLAGGKVTDIDGNALKFNRRNVILKGMVADNGAIHDELMKLAPFAK from the coding sequence ATGGAAGAAACGTCCGCGCCACGCGCGTCGCGCAAGCTCGCAGCCTCGAAGGCAGCCGGCGATTTGAAACGGGAACTCGACCTCGCCAAGAAAGCGGCGCGCGCCGCGGGCGACATCCTGCGCGGCCATTGGCACAAGGGCGGCTACGAGATCGGATCGAAGGGCAAGGACAATCCCGTCACGCAGGCCGACCTCGAAGCCGATCGCGCGCTGAAGAAATTCCTGCACGATCCGTTTCCTCACTACGGATGGCTGTCGGAAGAGACCGCCGACACCAAAGACCGCCGCAAGTGCTCGCGGGTATGGATCGTCGATCCGCTCGACGGCACCAAGGAGTTTATCCGGGGCGTGCCCGAGTTCGTGGTCGCGATCGCACTCGTCGAAGACGGCGTGCCGGTGCTCGGCGTGACCTACAATCCTATCAAGCGCGAGATGGTCTGGGGCGCCCGCGGCCTCGGATGCCATTTCAACACCAAGCCCGTTCGCGTCACGCGCAAGCGGACGATCAAGAACGCATTGGTGCTCGCAAGCCGCAGCGAAACTGCTCGCGGCGAATGGGAACCATTCAAGGACATCCTGAAAATCAGCCCGACCGGCAGCGTAGCCTACAAGCTTGCGATGGTCGCGGCAGGAAAAGCCGACGCGACGTTCACCAGGTCGCCAAAAAGCGAATGGGACGTAGCCTCCGGCGCCGCCCTGATCATGTTAGCCGGCGGCAAAGTAACCGACATCGACGGCAACGCACTGAAGTTCAACCGCCGCAACGTAATCCTCAAAGGCATGGTCGCCGACAACGGCGCAATCCACGACGAGCTGATGAAGCTCGCCCCATTCGCGAAGTAA